CTCATGGCCCATCTGGCCCACCCTAATCATGACCACGCCAGCTAGACAGACGATGTGAATTttagcatacatcaaggtggggtccagttATGTGTGACCCCCCAGCTAAAAGATCAAGCtgccatttgtgttttccccaccaTCCAAGCCTGCCcaaaaaaatgggcagcaaggtggccctAGACATGGAAGTAAGGCTGTCCGActtatggatagtgtggatatcatatacatcatagtggaccatcaatagggagagagatcgagagagatagagagagaatcgagtggtgaagggagctccaccactatgatctCCCTTTATAAGATACAATGGATAAATCAAAtgagtcccaccacatgtgggccttcAAATCAGCAacgggataccatccccaccataaaattaagggtctagatgacctgtATATGTTGgctaacaaataaacatcatggtggagtccatggagaatggccccatcatggaatgaacatattcatcatagtgggccatcaaccacacctagggcccaaaatgggatctctaccatcaaccagtaggccccacttatcTCATGAATAAAAGCAACatctaaacctaagatcacccaccaattggtcttcttcttggctccttagaatccctagctcctaagcttcttctttaagggtggaAGATAAATATTAAAGGGTTGGATTGTGAGATTAGGGGTAGGGAAAGATGGGTTTAGCACttgggttctttctctccttaaAACTCCTTGGACGTTCTCTTCTTTGGTTTCTTGTGAAtggtagagaaaatgagagagaaagaggatgtGATGGATTGAaagagagatgggttgtgtaaggaaaTGATGGGGAGGTATGGGTTGAGTAAGAGAAGAGACATgatagttgactttggggagggttgtTTGCCATAGGGGAAAAGAAAGGCACGggtttgtgatgggatgtgtagtTGACTAATGATGTGAAAGATGGGTAGATATTCTCTGAaatctctcgaaattcacaatgtGTGGTGTTTCCTTGAGATATACGTGGGTCCAtaactcttagcctgggtatcgcattggtgcgcaagacgcagcgttggaaccgtgacgacagtgcggtcgcaagggtataagttttgagttgagttgtCTTTGATTTTTGGGATGCAACTTAAGGTCGCTCGCGATCGCTGTCTATAGGTCACAGGTTGCTAGATTTGATTGAGAGGATCACGGGAGTTGGTGAAACAGTAGggtactaggatatgggccttacatgccaATTACTGGAAAGGAACCCTCAGCTCTTAGATAGAATACTTTGTAGGTGATTCTTTGCTGattatgtttattaaattcaGTCATCATGGTTTCATTGCATTCAAACATGAACTCAAAAGAATTAATTCTGAAGCCTTTGGAATGGACTATTGTGTAGTTTAATGAGGTTTATGGTGCTAGATTTTTTTTTCATGCTTTggtaagggtgcatttggttgcgcCAAATGTCATGAAAGATTTTTATCATTGGGGAAAGAATTTCCAAGCAGGATAGAATCCCATTGGGGAGTGCGTTTTTACTGCTTCAGGATCTGCGACTATAAAATATGTCAAGTGAACATGGCCTGCTGATTGAAGTGCTTATCAATCTATTGCTTTCATCATTCGGGATAAAGAGTCATGGGATATGAATAATGAAGAGAAAATAGAGGCTActgggaagaaggaagaaggaaatgcATTATTCAAAGCGGGAAAATATGCTAAGGCCTCCAAGAGATATGAAAAGGTAAAATCATATGCTATTAATGGGCTGTGGTTTGACACCCAAGAGAATTGAATTGCAAATGGTGAGTTTATTCAAgagaagatgaaaagaaccaatgTTTCATATTATTCATAATGGGAAGAGTAGTCTCCACTTGCAGTTGTGCTTCCTTTTGAATCTAGCTTCATTAATTATAAGCATGGTTTTAGGACTGTTTATGTTGGGTGCAAGTTGGATGAGTTAACTTGGATTTGGCACTACCATATTTAGTTGATGCCATGAGTCACCCTCCTTCCATGTGAgtctcgacttgacttgaaactggATTAGTCTTGACTTGATTACTCTAAAATCGTGGTTGTAAGTTGGAGGCAAGCTGTCCATATCATTGCTAACGAAATCGCAATCtagttatttttgttttattggaCTCgccattgcaattcaattcaatggtgcatccaaatgcatccaTAATACTTCTCTCGTTCTGAAacttagtttttcttctttttttttaatgaattctcAAATGTGGAAtttcttctcttttaaaattataGGCTGCAAAGTTTATTGAATATGACAACACTTTTAgtgaagaggagaagaagaagtccaaggtGCAGAAGGTCACTTGTAACCTCAATAATGCAGCCTGCAAGCCGAAGCTCAAAGACTACAAAGAGGTAGAGAAACTATGCCTTAAGGTCTGTTAAGTCGATGGATCCTTTCATTTGGTTTGTGCTTTGAGTTTGCTATAATTTACACTATAGTAGAAGGTGGTATCAAGAGTCATAGACAGCAGCAATAGTTTCTCATGGTTAATCTTTTCATCTATTAGACATCATCTTTTGAGTTCCAGCTCATGTTTTACAACCTAGGTCCCCAACCTGCTTTCATTGATAGTTCAGTCCAACTGTCAGTGCTGTGACAATTTTATTGGATATTGCTCGTAGTTGCATGGTTTTTTGGTTAAAAACCTttcctaaataagaaaaaataccatTCTCAAAATTTAGAATTGGGCTGGAAATTAAAAATTTGCGACAgttttcaaccgtccctaattttttgcgacgccctattttaggaacggttgaaaaccattccaaaattgaaaattttggaatggttttcaaccgtccctaatTGTTTGCGATGCCCTATTTTGCCAAGGTTGAAAGCCATTCGTAAATGGTTTAAGAATGATTTTCAACCATTCCTAAAGAGGGATTTTGGTGTTGTGTTaaataccttaacctaaaccacttctttcatatttagattgaggCGACGTTGTAGTTGAtgggaggttttcgcattatcctcaagatgaatgcagtgagtacaaatcaaaggatcaattcccttgaggtctgcaattgaccatccaatggctcctttatgctcaatgagagtagaaataagcatactctcttgttctttctatAGGTGAGAAAAAATTactaccgggtatgtctcatcttgacctgaataaacatatttaagatcaatggacaaatgttttaggtcaagcttcggtgctttgaggctagacggtagagatactacatcggtttggggtaatttctcaaattatggcTTCCAtcgtttaacttcaagtaccggcgtagcattaagcatgacatccatcttcctaatcatgtcatcatctaaatcaggggagtgggccaagcatgtctctagagtgtcagagtatagagtcaaaagtactctatcttccacgaaagaatcgatcatgttaatgttgtgggtatcgtcatcatcctctgactgtttattcatattgaaaaagatgttgagctctaatgtcatatttctgaaagataaattcataattacatTCTtataattaatgatagcatttgatgtaacaaggaatgggcgactaagaatgatgGGTATTTGAGTGTTCATATcgatgatgggttgagtatctaagacaataaaatctactggatataaaaatttatcaacttggaccaacacatcttcaatcatccttctcggtacatgaactgagcgatctgcaaattgtaatgtggttcgggtgggttttaattctccTAAACCCAGTTGTTCATAAATTGAGTAAGGGATAAAGTTGACACTCGCTCCCAAGTCAAGAGGTGCGTGCTCAATctggtggttcccaattacacaagtgatagttgggctaccaagatctttgtatttttgtggtgcatcttgcttgaggatgacactcaatTTTTCCGTCAAAAAgaatttcttttatattttttaccatcttttggtagtccatatattttagaattttggCATTTGAAGGTATTTTTTTAACGACATCtaatagaggaatattgaccttcacttgcttaagcacctctggaatatcctaagagttaggcCCTGTTTattaaatctaaagtctaaagaccaaatatgaaatctgaagcttgaatatgaaatctaaagtgtaaaaaaaaaaaaaaaaaaaaaaaaaaaaaaaaaaacaaaaccttgtttgataattatagttgaagtctgaaaattaagtactgaatttgaaacaacctgtttgttaacaaacatcttaaatgtctgaaatatgttaatttgacacatttgcccctatctcccgtttggaaatgttttacattataaagaaatattttttattaaatgaaaataaaataattatatttaattcaaataaactataatagtaaatagaaaactaaaatatcaataTTCATAAGGACCTCAATTCCTTTTAGGGGATGATTGTCACTATGTGTCAAGTAGGGTTGAGCACCAGTAGCAACAAAatcttcaaataaggcccaccttgatgtttatatactatccaagctgtttataaggtcattctcaattggatgaagtgaaaacacctaaaatatggcttgatacaaaacttttatggccataaaaatgcttcaacggtgctcactaaatgcccactgtttcctcttgtatgACACACTTAAGTATTTTATAAACTTCAATTttagtcacatgtcctaaaatgacctggcaaaacggatggatggggtggatttctcaacaGATAACGGTGGACCTCACTTAACATTAtcgcgcaggaagttcctgtgaaaggctttcgcatgaaatcCACGTCCGGGTACCACTTGGAcagaagtggattggttggtgtactacacaccaactatatagctgatgctcctcaagctctgagttgtacgaaccattcaaaggagatcaaagttacatgggccccacaatgatgtttttattatatctacaccattcatctatttttagagatcattttagagcattatctaaaaaacgaaccatatccaaagatcagatggaccacaccacaaatagcagtggagataatgattttcacggttaaaaaattcgtagggcccaccataatgtttattttccatctaatatgttcataaggtcacaaatacctatatgaagagaaaaaaatcatattgatccaaaacttctgtgaccccaagaagggtttcaatggtggacgttcaatcccccgctgcttttacagtgtggtccacttgatagttcgacatgtcttatttttcatctcaagccttaatacgagctcgccaaatggatgaatggtttggatgtaacacatacctcatgatggaacccacagaacttcctgacgtcaatacatcagttgTATAGCCAGtatgaggtacactagccaattcgtatcctacttggacgcggattagctactgataggttgaatATCGAGATTCACTATCGAAGTGATGTCACCagtgcccactatgatgtatgtgctttatctacaccgtccatctagttggagatttaattttagggcatgagttaaagaatgaggtagatccaaatatgtagttgaccccatcacaaaaaacagtggggagattgatgcctaccgttgaaaccttcctaaggctcaccgtgatttttatttgaaatccaacctgttcacaagttaacacttACACGaaagaaggggaaaaacaaataccagcttgatcaaaaacttttgtggcctatttaagcttttaatggtgggtgtcactctccccactgttttctatggtgaggtccactggacctttggatttgactcattctttggatctttacctaaaattatcttttcaaatggatggatggcgtggatacaaaacatacatcatgatggagcccacataacctggtgacgtcacttcagtggctaatctcgctattcaacctgtcagtatccaatccgcattcgcggaaacagattggctactcccctgccaccaggcaatggctgatggtcggtgatctgtgggccccaccatgatgtatgtgtttcatccatgccgtccatctatgtttctagatcattttatggtatgagactaaaaattaggtatatcccaatctcaagtggaccacattacaggaaaacagtgttgaatgaatatcgaccattaaaaactttttgggggtcataaaagttttggatcaagctgctctttgttttttccatttatctgggtctatatgacctaatcaatagagtgggtgtcaaataaacaatacattgggcctcaggagaattttaatggtggatatccaatcactattgttttcttgtggtgtggtccacttgagatttatattcctctcatttttggtatcaagccctacaatgatctttaaaaatggatgaatggaatggatgaaacacatacattatggtgggctcagagaagtaccccatgttaaaagttgggatgtgtataacgtaaaggagaaaatctctctcgcaaatgataattttggattaaaaaaataataatcacagAGTGCATACTTTATTCGCCTTTAAGTTAGACTCCCTTCAtggaaaaatttcaacataaaggaTTCCCATCAtggaaaaatttcaacataaaatcGTGGAGCACTTTCTTTCTTAtccgttaacaaacaccactaaacatggaatattTTCCAAATTCCGCGTTAAttacaaaaattcagcgttaacaaacaggcacTTAGAGAGGGGTTTTTGTGCAATTAACTATTAAGGGAATGGCGCAATCGACTTACTTTGAGGTTTCGGTTCTCACCCATGTGGAGCattactaggtctatcattctcaatttcttccgggtccttagattttcagccctcaccggaatggttttgttaataatctttccactcctaagagtagtgatagacttagcttgctccatttgatttaaagagcttaggTCACTTATTTTATATTGCGGTTTTgaattggggagaggttgggttggaagcatccctttctccccattcgctaagtgtgactcaatcttttgaattgatgatgcaaatattcccattgttgttttgagatcttggaatgcTTGCACTGTATTTTGGTTGAATAACTCTTGATTTTGCATGAACTTTTGAACCGTATTCTCTTGAggcttcttttaatttaagaattGCATAAGGGCCACTTGTGGGTtagtcgtttgtccattcctctaactgaaattTGGGTGGTTCCTCCAgttggagttgtatgtatttgcaatgggtcctctgaaaggtctttgctaattatttacggcatttgatttcttattcaatatctcttgaaaagcaagaattgttgggcaattctcatctgtatgtatgttacaagcacaaataccacaaacaacttccgtaGCCTTTTtgggttctaccttcttaagttccatggcctcgacttttcttatgaGTTTAGTtattcttgcatttatatcatgttcctcttttaaaacataaattcctcccctttcctttgattgagtaggcttagaagtggtagttCTTGAGGAGGTATCCTATGATTGCGCGTttttagcaagtttatcaaaataatcacatgtatcatcggcttccttgttcatgaattccacattacacatcatctccataaATTAGCGCATGGGTGAAatcaatccctcatagaaaaaacTTGTTATACACCATGTTTCGTAGcgatgttgtggacatgaatttatgagatccttaaatcactcccaacattggaagatggtctcatcctctttttgcatAAAATTCATGATTACTTTCCTTACAGTATTTATTTTATGATAGGGGAAGaaatttttaaggaactcccttgtcatcttagcccatgtgccaatggaccttggtcttaaggaatgtaaccatgacttagccttttcttttaaagagaaaggaaataatttcagtctaactgtgtcctcagacacatttgagAAGTctaatgtagatattatctcatcgaaGTCTTTCATCAAGTATGAATTTTCAGATTCTAgttcatgaaacttaggaaggtgTTGAATTACCcttggtttaatatccacagttcccacattcaatggaaatatcatgcaggaaggtgtgctcacccccgccggttgtaaataatcttgtagagtATGAGGccggggtgcattatgcacctcgttttcatcttgggcttcctcaactggtggttgaggttgaggttaattcacagccatcacttcaattaacttagaggatctcaagtgatgtctaatcctgtgatgggtaggtaacccttcgactaatcctccttcagtcaaaagACGGAGGGTGTTGTTACAAACCCATTTGGACATGAAAGACTCTAAGccttcaagtaactaaacaattaaacctaaaaagaaaaatagaaaagctaaaataaataagagatctaaatAAAGCTAAGAGAGatggttggaacaaaattaccaaTATAAGAGTtgttatgtcaggatcctacaaaacaaaaaacaatgttagtttctaaaaataatttcagaaaaatcctaacctaaaaacatagaagaaaaataaatcctaatcttaacctaattctaataccaattaatttcagaaaaacatagCCATAGTCCccagcaacgacgccaaaaacttgttcacaacccccaagtgtagggttgcgatgtagcaATAACtcgtaagaccgaggtcgaatccacagggactaaacttgtacatattctaacagaactagaactagaactagaaaaatatctaaattgaaatctgaataattgagaataatggtgaataatgttgattaaaacatatgaatttaaaggtgggaactagggtgccaaggatccacttgtagctatcaagatgctaccatacttgattcaaggaacacaattggaattggagtcctatcctatccaattggaagataaagcaatttaaatcaaagttgaacttttcattgacataattctcaatggaggagaattgtgaagattggaagggattccatcaccctaccatgcccaggagacgctggtgaacaacaggatttaccaatttcacaatctcaaagcaaGAAAAGAATATATCCAAAGTtatcatagcatctattgtaatttgagtcacaattaatcatagaaaactgaaaatattcctttaatatcaaactagaaatcaatgagatccaataagaacaagaattaaagcaaaataatcatctaaacacgctacaagcttcacctcttagccctagctaagaggtttag
This DNA window, taken from Magnolia sinica isolate HGM2019 chromosome 14, MsV1, whole genome shotgun sequence, encodes the following:
- the LOC131224945 gene encoding 70 kDa peptidyl-prolyl isomerase-like; this encodes MNNEEKIEATGKKEEGNALFKAGKYAKASKRYEKAAKFIEYDNTFSEEEKKKSKVQKVTCNLNNAACKPKLKDYKEVEKLCLKTSSFEFQLMFYNLGPQPAFIDSSVQLSVL